One window from the genome of Pedobacter schmidteae encodes:
- a CDS encoding YDG/SRA domain-containing protein, giving the protein MTNIVFGEIEGFNEGYHFEDRKSMMANGFHRKWAAGIDGNGNEGTAAIVLSGGYEDDEDSGNIIIYTGAGGNKNGKQVEDQSWDNLGNAGLVLSMNNGLPVRVIRGHKHRSPFSPKSGYTYAGLYYVTKAWEAVGKSGYKICKFELVYSGSQSHILQVNNQGVLSEKAGELLVLAAELPQVSEVNISLAINSLIKPVKPKSESRSIDSSYNNFNSKKSIIHGNQGELLVMQHLRKTLTKVEASTLRHHAAENEKDGYDISYTDLNGDPVYIEVKATSAASFPSFIITINELTSAERYGAAYHVYLVNKVTSKDVKIELVKDIAGLLDKGDFLKSPVAFKVEKVS; this is encoded by the coding sequence ATGACTAATATCGTTTTTGGAGAAATAGAAGGTTTTAATGAAGGCTATCATTTCGAGGATAGGAAATCCATGATGGCAAATGGCTTTCATCGAAAATGGGCAGCTGGCATTGATGGTAATGGTAACGAAGGAACGGCAGCAATCGTGTTATCTGGAGGATATGAGGATGACGAAGACTCTGGAAACATCATTATCTATACCGGAGCTGGAGGTAACAAAAACGGCAAACAGGTTGAAGATCAATCCTGGGATAATCTAGGAAATGCTGGCTTGGTGCTCAGTATGAATAATGGCCTACCAGTTAGGGTAATAAGAGGACATAAACACCGCTCTCCTTTTTCGCCTAAAAGCGGTTATACGTATGCGGGATTATATTACGTGACAAAGGCTTGGGAAGCTGTAGGTAAGAGTGGCTATAAGATTTGTAAGTTCGAATTGGTTTACTCTGGTTCTCAAAGCCATATATTACAGGTTAATAACCAAGGGGTTTTAAGTGAAAAAGCAGGTGAGCTGCTTGTTCTTGCTGCAGAACTTCCACAAGTATCGGAAGTAAATATTAGTTTGGCTATAAACTCATTAATAAAGCCAGTAAAACCTAAAAGCGAGAGCCGGAGCATTGATTCATCTTATAATAATTTCAATTCCAAAAAATCCATAATTCATGGTAATCAAGGTGAACTCCTAGTTATGCAACATCTACGGAAAACTTTGACCAAAGTGGAAGCTAGTACTTTAAGGCACCATGCTGCTGAAAATGAAAAAGATGGTTACGATATTTCTTATACGGATTTGAATGGTGATCCTGTTTATATAGAGGTTAAGGCCACTAGTGCTGCCTCCTTCCCTAGTTTTATAATTACCATTAATGAATTGACTTCAGCGGAACGGTATGGGGCTGCTTATCATGTTTATTTGGTGAATAAGGTGACATCTAAAGATGTGAAGATAGAGCTTGTTAAGGATATAGCAGGGCTGTTGGATAAGGGGGATTTTCTGAAGAGTCCAGTAGCTTTTAAGGTGGAGAAGGTTAGTTAA
- a CDS encoding HIT family protein, with protein MKDFLDISKDKILYTSKYFFIIEDAFPVSPGHLLIISNVVREDYFNLTEDEKHALVDVIEVAKSLILERYTPEGFNIGMNCGETAGQTVFHFHCHLIPRYKGDMENPRGGVRYCIPEKGSY; from the coding sequence ATGAAAGATTTTCTAGATATATCAAAAGATAAGATCCTTTATACCAGTAAGTATTTCTTTATTATTGAAGATGCTTTCCCAGTTTCTCCAGGGCACTTGCTTATTATATCTAATGTGGTTAGAGAAGACTATTTTAACTTAACAGAAGACGAAAAGCATGCCTTGGTGGATGTAATTGAGGTGGCTAAGTCACTTATTTTGGAGCGGTATACTCCCGAGGGCTTTAACATCGGGATGAACTGCGGTGAAACAGCCGGACAAACGGTATTTCATTTCCATTGTCATTTAATACCGAGATACAAGGGAGACATGGAAAATCCCCGTGGTGGTGTGAGGTATTGCATTCCAGAGAAAGGGAGTTATTAG
- a CDS encoding HNH endonuclease domain-containing protein codes for MSTRFQINDPSLESQWRALILFGKNSATYKFAFAKSLINLMDSQTTNIRLTDLAVPFARHIVEHLKANDKQGNSQSSKFLNSCRSYINNELSMDQLYRDTEKYGFVNVIDAFQNVNGGAIPNLFYEKNFVAGKKEIVITDNLLKLREAFQFKNFDQEVEARWKLVETAWNLRINPNLLEVKYDEDDSLLFVENDFMRRVNITSVRDSLNGYQKGKCFYSFQNISIQKCDGVDICAVDHFLPHLHKKHHYNQSANINGVWNLVLADKRVNNAKSSRIPHRRFLERLYNRNEFYIESKHPLAETIINQTGNTRQQRISFLEKQYNLAKELAVHTWEPEIELKGSF; via the coding sequence ATGAGTACAAGATTTCAAATTAACGATCCATCGCTGGAATCTCAATGGAGGGCCCTCATCCTGTTCGGAAAAAACTCTGCTACCTATAAGTTTGCCTTTGCAAAGTCTTTGATAAACTTAATGGATAGCCAAACCACTAACATTAGATTAACGGACTTGGCTGTGCCATTTGCCAGGCATATTGTGGAACATCTCAAAGCAAACGATAAACAGGGAAATTCACAAAGTAGCAAATTTCTAAACAGTTGTCGTTCTTATATAAACAATGAATTAAGTATGGATCAGCTATACAGGGATACAGAAAAATATGGCTTTGTTAACGTAATAGATGCCTTTCAGAACGTAAATGGTGGTGCGATACCTAACTTGTTTTATGAAAAGAACTTTGTGGCTGGTAAAAAGGAAATTGTTATTACAGATAATTTACTAAAGCTAAGGGAAGCATTTCAGTTTAAGAATTTTGATCAGGAAGTTGAAGCAAGGTGGAAATTGGTTGAAACTGCCTGGAATCTAAGGATTAACCCGAACCTGCTTGAAGTAAAATACGACGAAGATGATTCACTACTTTTCGTAGAAAATGATTTTATGAGGCGGGTTAACATCACTTCTGTAAGGGATTCATTGAATGGCTATCAAAAAGGGAAATGTTTTTATTCCTTCCAGAACATTTCTATCCAGAAGTGTGATGGTGTAGATATCTGTGCTGTAGATCATTTCCTCCCCCATCTTCATAAAAAACATCACTATAATCAAAGTGCAAATATCAATGGAGTTTGGAACCTGGTGCTGGCCGATAAGCGCGTAAATAACGCCAAATCCTCTAGAATACCTCATAGAAGATTCCTGGAAAGACTATACAATCGCAATGAGTTTTACATTGAAAGTAAACACCCCCTTGCAGAAACTATCATCAATCAAACCGGGAACACACGACAACAACGCATCTCTTTTTTGGAAAAACAATATAACTTAGCAAAGGAATTGGCGGTTCACACTTGGGAGCCCGAGATTGAATTAAAAGGTAGTTTTTAA
- a CDS encoding RES domain-containing protein — MTINEIFKDNHLLLPKTVPNDKSYREFLKDTLGKYLQILASISPKSIKIKGMKGEINFSNILNIQNKVVSALLETVDYYYKGYPSQAYIKFEEMLNYRTSKYKKLLNIKELEMDENFYRIRVKKENFPLSASEMFHIPFEHRGKVSTQRYSIPGFPCLYLGKTIYVAWEELKRPNLDEFQVIRLRSVKKIRLLNLTSEDWGNNDINKTAYKYLMTWPIIAACSIRVSNYADTFKPEYIIPQLLLQWVRNNQEMVDGLMYNSTHIKNKKLTTEGELYNVVLPVRDNKDKGHCQNLLVFLNQQKPFLNSY; from the coding sequence ATGACGATTAATGAGATTTTTAAAGACAATCATTTACTACTGCCAAAGACAGTCCCTAACGACAAATCTTACAGAGAATTTTTGAAAGATACTTTAGGAAAATATCTTCAGATCCTTGCATCTATATCCCCGAAAAGTATTAAGATTAAAGGCATGAAGGGTGAAATTAATTTCTCAAATATTCTTAATATTCAGAATAAGGTAGTCTCAGCTTTACTTGAGACCGTCGACTATTATTATAAAGGCTATCCATCACAGGCATACATTAAGTTCGAAGAAATGTTAAATTACAGAACTAGCAAGTATAAGAAACTATTGAATATAAAAGAACTAGAGATGGACGAGAATTTTTATCGCATCAGGGTAAAAAAAGAGAACTTTCCTCTTTCCGCATCTGAAATGTTTCATATACCTTTTGAACACAGAGGAAAAGTCTCGACTCAACGATATAGTATACCTGGATTCCCATGTCTTTATTTAGGTAAAACAATTTATGTTGCATGGGAAGAGTTAAAAAGACCAAATCTCGATGAGTTTCAGGTTATAAGGCTTAGATCAGTCAAAAAAATTAGATTGCTAAATCTTACTAGTGAAGATTGGGGGAACAACGATATTAATAAAACTGCTTATAAATATTTGATGACTTGGCCAATTATCGCAGCGTGCTCTATCAGAGTCAGCAATTATGCAGATACTTTCAAGCCAGAATATATTATTCCCCAACTCCTACTGCAATGGGTCAGGAACAATCAGGAAATGGTTGATGGATTAATGTATAATTCTACTCATATCAAAAACAAGAAATTAACTACAGAGGGGGAACTTTATAATGTAGTATTACCTGTCAGGGACAATAAGGATAAAGGTCACTGCCAAAATCTTTTAGTTTTTTTGAATCAACAGAAACCATTTCTAAACAGTTATTAG
- a CDS encoding RNA polymerase sigma factor, protein MISVNIENDPTLLPDFRAGRERAFDQIFRHFYPALCLFAQRLLPAQANAKDIAQDALLKAWERKSDFEGLGKLKSFLFTCVRNACFNEFEKNKVQLKYHAARQNPEFDDEQGVLEQLIHAEVVTRIFAQVDRLPEQCRKVIRMTFEEGKKPKEIAEELGISISNVSSQKLRGLQLLKDKLSDKDFLTAVVLIVPGLWH, encoded by the coding sequence ATGATTTCTGTTAATATAGAAAACGATCCGACATTGCTACCCGATTTCAGGGCGGGCAGAGAACGGGCCTTTGACCAGATTTTCCGACATTTTTACCCTGCCCTTTGTTTATTTGCGCAGCGTTTGCTGCCTGCGCAAGCCAATGCTAAAGATATTGCCCAGGATGCACTACTTAAAGCCTGGGAACGAAAATCGGATTTTGAGGGCTTGGGTAAGCTCAAATCTTTTTTGTTTACCTGTGTGCGAAATGCCTGCTTTAATGAGTTTGAAAAAAATAAAGTGCAGCTGAAATACCATGCTGCCCGGCAAAATCCTGAATTTGACGATGAGCAGGGCGTGCTTGAGCAACTTATCCATGCCGAGGTGGTGACCCGAATTTTTGCACAGGTAGATCGCCTGCCAGAGCAATGCCGCAAAGTAATCAGGATGACTTTTGAGGAAGGGAAAAAACCTAAAGAAATTGCTGAAGAACTGGGCATCAGTATCAGCAATGTAAGTAGTCAGAAACTTAGGGGGCTGCAGCTGTTAAAGGACAAACTGTCTGATAAAGATTTTCTTACTGCTGTGGTTTTGATAGTGCCAGGCCTGTGGCATTAA
- a CDS encoding FecR family protein, translating into MDEKNIQASSRVAALIAGYLLNQLSAKEVQELEGWVNASAVNNAIFTRVLNEENLEQQGQLIKSIDVEADMAIAKANLDFEPGLKKIKLWPRIAGVAAAVAAIAFGIWFFTAPHNPERSLPSGATAKDLGDIAPGGNRATLTSNGKSINLSNAKTGIAINAAAVTYNDGTKLDPSALRMTEGDSRALAVSTPRGGTYSITLSDGTKVWLNADSKLEFYSNYSNKLQRIVKLSGEAYFEVATAYTSLQGRRTKQAFIVQTATQTIEVLGTHFNVNTFGDEHPGTVTSLLEGSVKASNENGETILKPGDRGVSSIKGILLLMGNAKDDIAWKNGKFRFDDSSLIEVMNQLARWYDVEVQYPEGIPELHFTGDMNRNVKLSETLALLNYTKLKFKIEGRRIIVTK; encoded by the coding sequence ATGGACGAAAAAAATATACAGGCATCATCACGCGTAGCTGCATTAATTGCAGGCTATTTGCTAAACCAGCTAAGTGCTAAGGAAGTACAGGAGCTGGAAGGATGGGTCAATGCCTCGGCCGTAAATAACGCTATTTTTACAAGGGTTTTAAATGAAGAAAACCTTGAACAGCAGGGCCAGCTAATAAAATCCATTGATGTAGAAGCCGATATGGCAATTGCAAAAGCCAATCTGGATTTTGAACCTGGGCTAAAGAAAATAAAACTTTGGCCGCGCATAGCAGGCGTAGCCGCAGCGGTAGCTGCAATAGCTTTTGGCATCTGGTTCTTCACTGCTCCCCATAATCCCGAACGGTCGTTGCCGTCCGGAGCGACAGCGAAGGACCTGGGCGACATAGCCCCGGGTGGTAACCGGGCCACCCTAACCAGCAATGGTAAATCTATAAACTTAAGTAACGCAAAAACAGGTATTGCTATTAACGCCGCGGCAGTAACTTATAACGATGGAACCAAACTAGATCCGTCGGCTCTCAGGATGACAGAAGGGGATTCTCGTGCCCTGGCTGTCTCCACACCACGTGGTGGAACCTACAGCATAACATTATCAGATGGCACCAAAGTATGGTTAAATGCTGATAGTAAATTGGAGTTTTATTCAAATTATAGTAACAAACTCCAAAGAATTGTAAAGCTTAGCGGCGAAGCCTACTTTGAAGTAGCTACAGCTTACACCTCATTGCAAGGCCGGAGAACGAAGCAAGCCTTTATTGTACAAACGGCCACGCAAACTATAGAAGTGTTGGGTACGCATTTTAACGTAAATACCTTTGGCGATGAACATCCCGGTACAGTGACCAGCTTATTAGAAGGCTCGGTAAAAGCCAGCAACGAAAATGGGGAAACGATACTGAAACCTGGCGATCGTGGTGTGAGTAGCATAAAAGGTATCTTATTACTTATGGGAAATGCCAAAGATGATATTGCCTGGAAAAACGGCAAGTTCCGTTTTGACGATTCCAGTCTGATTGAAGTGATGAACCAACTGGCCCGATGGTATGATGTCGAGGTACAGTACCCTGAGGGCATACCAGAATTGCACTTTACCGGCGATATGAACAGAAACGTAAAATTATCGGAAACGCTGGCATTGTTAAACTACACCAAATTGAAATTTAAAATAGAGGGCAGGCGAATTATTGTGACGAAGTAG
- a CDS encoding SusC/RagA family TonB-linked outer membrane protein has product MQLFAYNPGIPLRIPLKLILIMKLTTFILIIALAQVSAKGFGQKITLNTNNTPIEKVLQSIREQSGYGIVYNARDLGNQKITLKLNNASIEDALNALVKGLPLNYKIVNTNILITREEPSFLDRLAERWADTDVRGVVRNEKGESMEGITVSVKGSNNRTSTNAQGEFLLKGVNEDATLVFSGIAIETYEVKVKGKESMTVNVRTKQVQLENVDVVSTGYQDIPKERATGSFGIVDNKTLNLQTGTNILKRLEGVTSGILFDNNKERAGKGLSNDNISIRGLSTINASMEPLIVLDGFIYEASISNINPNNVESITILKDAAAASIWGARAGNGVIVITTKKGKLNQKPSISMNANVIIKEKPDLHYIPQMSSGDYIDIEQLLFNQGFFDNAINVKWQAITPAVEIFLKRRNGEISASDSAQKINALKAIDTRDQYLKYFYKPAATQQYSLNINGGNSINAYTISAAYDHTNGNLRNKEQRLNLSIDELFKPIDKLSIRIGASFTQQNSLSGAPEYPSNGIEYGGTRKVNYVSLVDENGNPAEISSFLRKTYTDTVGAGRLLDWKYYPLEDWKHTTQNIKTSELLGHGELQYKLFNFLEVGLRYQYGRQQIKNDYLGTLESYEARNAINSFSQIDRNTGAVTYFLPKGGIRKVYNEVLSSYTLRPQINIDHNFNDHSISALIGIEKRQVKKEGDRFTSYGYQSDPLINNAVDYVNLYPTFIDGTYGNISGAPEFFLTNQRYFSAYANASYSYRQKYTISGSVRKDGSNLLGLKTNDKFDPFWSIGAAWKISDESIYKVAFLPSLKLRVTYGSSGNLDLSKTALPIGVYGIDRLTNLPSAVVRTLNNPALKWEKVSMFNAGLDFATKGGVLSGSIDFYNKKSTDLYGPSFYDYTTWGLKNEIVVNSANMTGRGVDFRLTSKNIDDMNVKWTTDFIFNYGSEKVTKYQAVNPTQVSGLIFLGGMYVTPVVGKPLYSIAAYRWGGLDAAGKPQGFVDGKLSTDYQKIIDGSLGAGESEYIKYIGPSSPNKFGTLINTVSWKNLSATIMFSYKFGYFFRKSTISYSSLINSGIGHKDFAKRWQQPGDETKTNIPVFVYPLDQGYEQSGEPFYEYSEINVLRGDHIRFQTLNLVYSIPRRGPFSKLFRELQIYANAANLGVVWSANKENIDPEYPIGPPPSRTWAIGIRAGL; this is encoded by the coding sequence ATGCAATTATTTGCTTATAACCCAGGTATTCCATTACGTATACCGCTTAAACTAATACTTATTATGAAGCTGACCACTTTCATATTAATTATTGCTCTGGCACAAGTAAGTGCTAAAGGATTTGGACAGAAGATAACGCTCAACACGAATAATACGCCTATTGAAAAAGTTTTACAATCTATAAGAGAGCAATCGGGATATGGGATTGTTTATAATGCCCGGGACCTGGGCAATCAAAAAATAACTTTAAAATTAAATAATGCCTCTATTGAAGATGCATTAAACGCCCTGGTAAAGGGCTTGCCTTTAAACTATAAAATAGTAAATACGAATATTCTGATAACCAGGGAAGAGCCTTCCTTTCTGGACCGCCTGGCTGAGCGCTGGGCTGATACTGATGTTCGCGGCGTGGTACGCAATGAAAAAGGCGAATCGATGGAGGGGATAACAGTAAGTGTAAAGGGAAGCAACAACAGAACAAGTACCAATGCGCAAGGTGAGTTTTTGTTGAAGGGGGTTAATGAAGATGCGACATTGGTATTTAGCGGGATTGCCATTGAAACTTACGAAGTAAAGGTAAAAGGTAAGGAAAGTATGACAGTGAATGTGCGGACCAAACAAGTACAGTTAGAGAACGTAGATGTAGTAAGTACCGGGTATCAGGATATACCAAAAGAACGCGCTACAGGATCTTTTGGTATAGTTGATAACAAAACGCTAAACCTTCAAACCGGAACAAATATTCTAAAACGTTTGGAAGGAGTTACAAGTGGAATCTTATTTGACAATAATAAGGAACGTGCTGGAAAAGGGCTTTCTAATGATAATATCTCTATCAGGGGACTTAGTACCATTAACGCATCGATGGAGCCATTGATAGTTTTGGACGGATTCATTTATGAAGCGTCCATTAGCAATATCAATCCAAATAATGTGGAGTCAATAACTATTCTTAAAGATGCAGCGGCTGCTTCTATATGGGGTGCAAGAGCGGGTAACGGTGTTATTGTGATCACAACCAAAAAAGGGAAACTAAATCAAAAGCCGAGTATTTCAATGAACGCCAACGTAATTATCAAAGAGAAACCAGACCTGCACTATATCCCTCAAATGAGTTCAGGAGACTACATTGATATTGAACAACTATTATTTAACCAGGGATTTTTTGACAACGCTATTAATGTTAAATGGCAGGCAATCACCCCTGCTGTCGAAATATTTTTAAAACGAAGAAATGGGGAAATATCGGCTAGTGATTCTGCTCAAAAAATAAATGCTTTAAAAGCTATCGACACCAGAGATCAATATTTAAAATATTTCTATAAACCTGCAGCAACGCAACAGTATTCACTGAATATAAATGGCGGTAATTCAATAAACGCCTATACCATTTCTGCTGCTTATGATCATACAAATGGGAACTTACGAAATAAAGAGCAACGGCTTAATCTAAGCATAGATGAATTGTTTAAACCCATTGATAAACTTTCAATCAGAATTGGTGCGTCTTTTACGCAACAAAACAGTCTTTCCGGTGCTCCAGAGTACCCATCAAATGGTATAGAGTACGGAGGGACAAGGAAGGTAAACTATGTGAGCTTAGTAGATGAGAACGGCAATCCGGCTGAAATCTCTTCATTTTTAAGAAAGACTTATACAGATACTGTGGGTGCAGGTCGGTTACTGGATTGGAAATATTATCCACTTGAAGACTGGAAACATACAACGCAAAATATTAAGACATCTGAACTACTTGGCCATGGCGAATTGCAATATAAACTATTTAATTTCTTGGAGGTAGGTCTAAGATACCAATATGGTCGGCAACAAATTAAAAATGACTATTTGGGAACTTTGGAAAGCTACGAAGCCAGAAACGCAATCAATAGCTTTAGTCAAATAGATAGAAATACAGGTGCAGTAACGTATTTTCTTCCTAAGGGAGGGATAAGAAAGGTCTATAATGAGGTTTTATCATCTTATACACTTCGTCCTCAGATCAATATTGATCATAATTTCAATGATCATTCTATTTCCGCTTTAATAGGAATTGAAAAAAGACAGGTTAAGAAAGAGGGAGACAGGTTCACTTCCTATGGCTATCAATCAGATCCGCTAATTAATAACGCAGTTGATTACGTAAACCTATATCCTACTTTTATTGATGGGACTTACGGTAACATTTCAGGAGCTCCAGAATTTTTTTTAACGAATCAACGTTATTTTTCTGCTTATGCAAATGCTTCATACTCGTACCGTCAAAAATACACGATATCTGGAAGTGTTAGAAAAGATGGGTCTAATCTCCTGGGGCTCAAAACAAACGATAAGTTTGATCCCTTTTGGTCAATAGGAGCGGCATGGAAGATTTCAGATGAATCGATATATAAAGTAGCTTTTTTACCGTCCTTGAAACTTAGAGTGACTTATGGATCAAGTGGAAATCTTGATCTGAGCAAAACAGCATTGCCAATAGGGGTTTATGGCATTGATAGGTTAACAAATTTACCAAGTGCCGTAGTTAGAACATTAAATAATCCAGCCTTAAAATGGGAAAAAGTATCAATGTTTAATGCAGGATTAGACTTTGCTACAAAAGGGGGAGTGCTTAGTGGTTCTATTGATTTTTATAACAAAAAGAGTACAGATCTATATGGCCCATCATTTTATGATTATACAACCTGGGGGCTTAAAAATGAGATAGTAGTGAATTCAGCTAACATGACAGGCCGAGGAGTAGATTTTAGGCTTACGAGTAAAAATATAGATGATATGAATGTGAAATGGACAACGGATTTTATTTTTAATTACGGTTCAGAAAAAGTCACTAAGTATCAAGCAGTAAACCCAACTCAAGTATCGGGACTGATTTTTTTAGGTGGTATGTATGTTACTCCGGTTGTAGGCAAACCTCTTTACTCCATTGCTGCTTACAGGTGGGGTGGATTAGATGCCGCGGGAAAGCCTCAAGGATTTGTAGATGGGAAATTGAGCACGGATTATCAGAAGATTATTGATGGATCATTAGGGGCGGGAGAAAGCGAATATATTAAGTATATCGGTCCATCATCGCCGAATAAATTTGGCACATTAATCAATACTGTTTCCTGGAAAAATCTATCCGCAACGATAATGTTCTCGTATAAATTTGGTTACTTTTTTAGAAAGAGTACAATCTCTTATTCATCACTTATCAATAGCGGAATTGGTCATAAGGATTTTGCCAAAAGGTGGCAACAACCTGGCGATGAAACAAAAACAAATATACCTGTATTTGTATACCCACTTGATCAAGGCTATGAACAATCTGGCGAGCCATTTTATGAATATTCTGAGATTAATGTTCTAAGGGGAGACCATATCAGGTTTCAAACTTTAAATCTGGTTTACTCTATTCCAAGAAGAGGTCCCTTTTCCAAGTTGTTTAGGGAATTACAAATTTATGCGAATGCTGCAAATCTTGGAGTAGTATGGTCAGCAAACAAAGAAAATATTGACCCTGAATATCCCATTGGCCCGCCACCTTCCAGAACCTGGGCTATAGGAATAAGGGCAGGGCTATAA
- a CDS encoding RagB/SusD family nutrient uptake outer membrane protein, whose protein sequence is MKTYKIKFLYHYKCGPVCSEFFATKFHETKLRDSIRIIFMGMILISLLCTSCKKFLDQTPDPKLVELKTLPDLQALLDDSNIMNLNTPGLGEVSCDDHFVTTDTYNSTTKPEYKLPYTWELEEYLFDVRNDWSVGYNAIFNANYALDYLQKIPQDSRNSLDWNNIKGSALFYKAYWYLNLLWVFSNSYDAATAQNDLGVVLRESADPTIPSKRSSVKLCYDKIIADLNVAIELLPDYPRYVTRPSKCAAYALLARTYLSMREYTNALKYADMSLKMKNDLVNYNDPSQVSTSSFFPFRPFNKEIIFFSSQGQQVLKSSLQALTDTLLYTSYRNEDIRKRAFFLPFGGYTTFKGNYNSNNFHSLFTGITTAEMFLIRSECYAREGKLLESMDDLTLLLKSRLETGSSVGFFPSDKEAAIDIVLKERRKELVKRGIRWPDIKRLNKEGRNIVLKRIVAGKVYTLEPNSPKYALPLPKDIVNFTGIPQNPR, encoded by the coding sequence ATGAAAACATATAAGATCAAATTTCTTTATCACTATAAATGTGGACCTGTTTGTAGTGAATTTTTTGCGACAAAATTTCATGAAACCAAATTAAGAGATTCGATCAGGATCATATTTATGGGGATGATTTTAATTTCACTGTTATGTACATCTTGTAAAAAATTTCTTGATCAAACACCCGATCCGAAATTGGTTGAATTGAAAACTCTCCCTGATCTCCAGGCATTATTGGATGATAGTAATATTATGAATTTGAATACTCCTGGGTTAGGAGAGGTTTCTTGTGATGATCATTTTGTAACAACAGATACTTATAATTCTACAACAAAACCAGAATACAAACTCCCTTATACCTGGGAATTGGAGGAATATTTATTTGATGTTAGAAATGATTGGTCAGTTGGTTACAATGCAATATTTAATGCGAATTATGCTTTAGATTATTTACAAAAAATCCCACAAGATTCTAGGAACTCTTTGGATTGGAATAACATAAAAGGATCTGCATTATTTTACAAAGCCTATTGGTATTTAAACCTATTATGGGTTTTTTCTAACAGCTACGACGCGGCTACTGCGCAGAATGACTTAGGTGTTGTTCTTAGAGAATCTGCTGATCCAACGATCCCTTCGAAAAGATCGAGTGTTAAGTTGTGCTACGATAAAATAATTGCAGACTTAAATGTTGCAATTGAATTATTGCCCGATTACCCTAGATATGTTACGCGTCCATCCAAATGCGCTGCTTATGCGTTACTTGCAAGGACATACCTTTCGATGAGGGAATATACCAATGCACTGAAATATGCTGATATGAGCTTAAAAATGAAAAATGACTTAGTAAATTATAATGATCCATCTCAAGTGAGCACTTCGTCTTTTTTTCCATTTCGGCCATTTAATAAAGAGATCATTTTCTTTAGTAGTCAAGGACAACAAGTATTAAAAAGCTCATTACAGGCTTTGACAGATACTTTACTTTATACGTCCTATCGGAATGAGGATATTAGGAAACGTGCTTTTTTCTTACCATTTGGTGGTTATACTACATTTAAGGGCAACTATAATTCTAATAATTTTCATTCCTTATTTACCGGCATCACTACAGCAGAAATGTTTTTAATCCGCTCAGAATGTTACGCACGCGAAGGTAAGTTGTTAGAATCGATGGATGATTTAACTCTTTTGTTGAAAAGCAGACTTGAAACTGGTTCAAGTGTAGGCTTTTTTCCGAGTGATAAAGAAGCGGCCATTGATATTGTATTAAAAGAACGTAGAAAAGAACTTGTAAAAAGAGGGATTCGCTGGCCGGATATCAAAAGGTTAAATAAGGAAGGGCGAAATATTGTATTGAAAAGAATCGTTGCGGGAAAAGTGTATACACTTGAGCCAAACTCTCCAAAATACGCTCTTCCGTTACCTAAAGACATTGTAAATTTTACGGGAATTCCTCAAAATCCAAGATAA
- a CDS encoding protein-disulfide reductase DsbD N-terminal domain-containing protein: MKGKMIILIGLLWSVISAQGQILNTVKWSYAAKKTSSKEAVLYLKATVQPGWHVFSVNQKPGGPLTTTFTFSKNAEYTLVGNVTEPNPILKFDKTFGIEIMYFENEVIFQQKVKLKSSKGVVKGKVEFMACNDTQCLPPEELKFSIPVK, translated from the coding sequence ATGAAAGGAAAAATGATAATTTTAATTGGGTTACTATGGTCTGTTATATCTGCACAAGGTCAGATTTTAAATACAGTAAAATGGAGTTATGCCGCTAAAAAAACTTCCTCAAAGGAGGCTGTGCTTTACCTTAAAGCCACTGTGCAACCGGGTTGGCACGTGTTTTCCGTAAACCAGAAACCCGGCGGGCCTTTGACAACTACATTTACTTTTAGCAAAAATGCTGAGTATACGCTGGTCGGTAATGTAACAGAGCCGAATCCCATTTTAAAGTTTGATAAGACTTTCGGGATTGAAATTATGTATTTCGAAAACGAAGTGATATTTCAGCAGAAAGTGAAACTTAAATCTAGCAAAGGCGTGGTAAAAGGCAAAGTAGAGTTTATGGCCTGCAATGATACTCAATGCTTGCCGCCCGAGGAGTTGAAATTTTCAATTCCCGTTAAATAA